One Euphorbia lathyris chromosome 1, ddEupLath1.1, whole genome shotgun sequence DNA segment encodes these proteins:
- the LOC136229146 gene encoding uncharacterized protein isoform X2, with the protein MKKMEKSKVAIVIFLSISSFLQQSISKEILQNAAGRTYYKQDDEYFHDLHCSRERSKAAWKVIEDYLMPFVERERYQLSRKCRLHPSNDLFRDQEDHKIHIDINEWKCGYCKKSFRAEKYLDQHFDNRHYDLLNISDGKCLADLCGALHCDFVMDTKSPKTKCNPAAVAKNHHLCESLADSCFPIGQGASSSRLHELFLRQFCDALTCSGKRKYFPKGGKRNETGKPRAEANPSSCTEDEIIIVNCYQ; encoded by the exons ATGAAAAAGATGGAGAAATCCAAAGTGGCGATTGTCATTTTTCTGTCCATTTCTAGTTTTCTTCAGCAATCGATATCTAAG GAAATTTTGCAGAATGCAGCTGGAAG AACTTATTATAAGCAAGATGATGAGTACTTCCATGATTTACATTGCTCCAGAGAAAGAAGTAAGGCTGCCTGGAAAGTCATAGAGGAT taTTTGATGCCATTTGTGGAACGGGAAAGGTACCAGCTTTCGAGAAAATGTAGACTTCATCCAAGCAATGACCTATTTAGGGATCAAGAGGACCATAAAATCCATATAGATATAAATGAATGGAAGTGTGGATATTGTAAGAAGAGTTTCCGAGCTGAAAAATATCTGGATCAGCATTTTGACAACAGGCACTACGATCTTCTAAACATT AGTGATGGAAAGTGCTTGGCCGATTTATGTGGTGCATTGCATTGTGATTTTGTGATGGATACCAAATCACCAAAGACTAAATGCAATCCTGCAGCTGTTGCTAAGAATCACCACCTTTGTGAG AGTCTTGCAGATAGCTGTTTTCCTATTGGTCAGGGCGCTTCATCTAGCCGGCTGCATG AATTATTTTTGCGCCAATTTTGCGATGCTCTCACTTGCTCGGGGAAAAGAAAGTATTTTCCTAAAGGTGGCAAG AGAAATGAGACGGGGAAGCCAAGAGCTGAGGCGAATCCCTCAAGTTGCACAGAGGACGAAATCATCATAGTGAACTG TTATCAATAG
- the LOC136229146 gene encoding uncharacterized protein isoform X4, producing MPFVERERYQLSRKCRLHPSNDLFRDQEDHKIHIDINEWKCGYCKKSFRAEKYLDQHFDNRHYDLLNISDGKCLADLCGALHCDFVMDTKSPKTKCNPAAVAKNHHLCESLADSCFPIGQGASSSRLHELFLRQFCDALTCSGKRKYFPKGGKKQTSILYLAMSILTLMLLPLFYLIVYLYQREMRRGSQELRRIPQVAQRTKSS from the exons ATGCCATTTGTGGAACGGGAAAGGTACCAGCTTTCGAGAAAATGTAGACTTCATCCAAGCAATGACCTATTTAGGGATCAAGAGGACCATAAAATCCATATAGATATAAATGAATGGAAGTGTGGATATTGTAAGAAGAGTTTCCGAGCTGAAAAATATCTGGATCAGCATTTTGACAACAGGCACTACGATCTTCTAAACATT AGTGATGGAAAGTGCTTGGCCGATTTATGTGGTGCATTGCATTGTGATTTTGTGATGGATACCAAATCACCAAAGACTAAATGCAATCCTGCAGCTGTTGCTAAGAATCACCACCTTTGTGAG AGTCTTGCAGATAGCTGTTTTCCTATTGGTCAGGGCGCTTCATCTAGCCGGCTGCATG AATTATTTTTGCGCCAATTTTGCGATGCTCTCACTTGCTCGGGGAAAAGAAAGTATTTTCCTAAAGGTGGCAAG AAACAAACCAGTATACTCTACTTAGCTATGTCAATACTGACATTGATGTTGCTGCCGCTCTTTTATCTTATTGTTTATTTGTATCAAAG AGAAATGAGACGGGGAAGCCAAGAGCTGAGGCGAATCCCTCAAGTTGCACAGAGGACGAAATCATCATAG
- the LOC136229146 gene encoding uncharacterized protein isoform X1: MKKMEKSKVAIVIFLSISSFLQQSISKEILQNAAGRTYYKQDDEYFHDLHCSRERSKAAWKVIEDYLMPFVERERYQLSRKCRLHPSNDLFRDQEDHKIHIDINEWKCGYCKKSFRAEKYLDQHFDNRHYDLLNISDGKCLADLCGALHCDFVMDTKSPKTKCNPAAVAKNHHLCESLADSCFPIGQGASSSRLHELFLRQFCDALTCSGKRKYFPKGGKKQTSILYLAMSILTLMLLPLFYLIVYLYQREMRRGSQELRRIPQVAQRTKSS, from the exons ATGAAAAAGATGGAGAAATCCAAAGTGGCGATTGTCATTTTTCTGTCCATTTCTAGTTTTCTTCAGCAATCGATATCTAAG GAAATTTTGCAGAATGCAGCTGGAAG AACTTATTATAAGCAAGATGATGAGTACTTCCATGATTTACATTGCTCCAGAGAAAGAAGTAAGGCTGCCTGGAAAGTCATAGAGGAT taTTTGATGCCATTTGTGGAACGGGAAAGGTACCAGCTTTCGAGAAAATGTAGACTTCATCCAAGCAATGACCTATTTAGGGATCAAGAGGACCATAAAATCCATATAGATATAAATGAATGGAAGTGTGGATATTGTAAGAAGAGTTTCCGAGCTGAAAAATATCTGGATCAGCATTTTGACAACAGGCACTACGATCTTCTAAACATT AGTGATGGAAAGTGCTTGGCCGATTTATGTGGTGCATTGCATTGTGATTTTGTGATGGATACCAAATCACCAAAGACTAAATGCAATCCTGCAGCTGTTGCTAAGAATCACCACCTTTGTGAG AGTCTTGCAGATAGCTGTTTTCCTATTGGTCAGGGCGCTTCATCTAGCCGGCTGCATG AATTATTTTTGCGCCAATTTTGCGATGCTCTCACTTGCTCGGGGAAAAGAAAGTATTTTCCTAAAGGTGGCAAG AAACAAACCAGTATACTCTACTTAGCTATGTCAATACTGACATTGATGTTGCTGCCGCTCTTTTATCTTATTGTTTATTTGTATCAAAG AGAAATGAGACGGGGAAGCCAAGAGCTGAGGCGAATCCCTCAAGTTGCACAGAGGACGAAATCATCATAG
- the LOC136229146 gene encoding uncharacterized protein isoform X3: MKKMEKSKVAIVIFLSISSFLQQSISKEILQNAAGRTYYKQDDEYFHDLHCSRERSKAAWKVIEDYLMPFVERERYQLSRKCRLHPSNDLFRDQEDHKIHIDINEWKCGYCKKSFRAEKYLDQHFDNRHYDLLNISDGKCLADLCGALHCDFVMDTKSPKTKCNPAAVAKNHHLCESLADSCFPIGQGASSSRLHELFLRQFCDALTCSGKRKYFPKGGKRNETGKPRAEANPSSCTEDEIIIVNW; encoded by the exons ATGAAAAAGATGGAGAAATCCAAAGTGGCGATTGTCATTTTTCTGTCCATTTCTAGTTTTCTTCAGCAATCGATATCTAAG GAAATTTTGCAGAATGCAGCTGGAAG AACTTATTATAAGCAAGATGATGAGTACTTCCATGATTTACATTGCTCCAGAGAAAGAAGTAAGGCTGCCTGGAAAGTCATAGAGGAT taTTTGATGCCATTTGTGGAACGGGAAAGGTACCAGCTTTCGAGAAAATGTAGACTTCATCCAAGCAATGACCTATTTAGGGATCAAGAGGACCATAAAATCCATATAGATATAAATGAATGGAAGTGTGGATATTGTAAGAAGAGTTTCCGAGCTGAAAAATATCTGGATCAGCATTTTGACAACAGGCACTACGATCTTCTAAACATT AGTGATGGAAAGTGCTTGGCCGATTTATGTGGTGCATTGCATTGTGATTTTGTGATGGATACCAAATCACCAAAGACTAAATGCAATCCTGCAGCTGTTGCTAAGAATCACCACCTTTGTGAG AGTCTTGCAGATAGCTGTTTTCCTATTGGTCAGGGCGCTTCATCTAGCCGGCTGCATG AATTATTTTTGCGCCAATTTTGCGATGCTCTCACTTGCTCGGGGAAAAGAAAGTATTTTCCTAAAGGTGGCAAG AGAAATGAGACGGGGAAGCCAAGAGCTGAGGCGAATCCCTCAAGTTGCACAGAGGACGAAATCATCATAGTGAACTGGTAA